The following nucleotide sequence is from Falco naumanni isolate bFalNau1 unplaced genomic scaffold, bFalNau1.pat scaffold_52_arrow_pat_ctg1, whole genome shotgun sequence.
TGCCTTTATTAACAAAACGGCCATATGGAGAGACAGCAAAACACGGAGGAGATAAACTTAAAAACAGTGCCGATGAGGGGATGCTGCTTTAGTGATTCTGTTCCTTGTTCTGGCTGACGGGCgattctgctgctctctgagcaAACCGTGCAGGCTGCGGGCAGTGAAGGCTTTGAAGAGCATGTCAGCATTGGCTGCAgttctccccagctgctctcactGAAGTCGGAGCAGACTTGAATTGGCAAGAGGGtggtttttaaatctgtaaattatcaccaccaccaccaccccccgcacccccaaAGCAGCTGAATAATTAGCCAGGGGGTCAGTGTTTGCTCATAGTGAGACAGAGGCAGACAGTGCTGTGCCCTTCAAATGGTATCTGCAGTGCTATTTAGAAACTAGGGTTAAATTAACCTTCCAGGGTACGGGCAGCGCTAGCCCTGAATATGTGGCCTCTTCCAAGGTGAGCAGAACTTCTGAAGATGCGTAGGCTTAACTCTTTCCAGAGCTGTCCCACCAGAGCCTCATGGTGCTCCAAAAGCTGACCTTTAGAATGAAACCCTTGGTTTGGGTTTAAAGGCTGTGCTGCTTACACAGCAGTACCAGTTTCTGATTTACACCCAGTCTGGTTTTGCCAGAGCTGTAGGGAGCTGGTCATGTCATGGCTGTTCTGGAATGTGGTACAGTGAAAGGAGAGatagaaatggcaaattttcccCCTCGGGGCGGTCAAATGCTGGCAGAGGTTGTCcaaggaggttgtggagtctctgtccttggagatctTCAAAGGCCAAGGGCACACAGTTCTCTGCGACCTGCTCGAGGTgagcgtgctggagcagagggcttggcccagaggacctccacgggtcccttccaacccccCCCTTCCtgtgtggctctgtgctttgcttttcctcctaaaGCCCCTCAGCTCAGCCCCGATGCCCGCTGGAAAGGGTGCTGGGGCAAGGGACGATCCCAATCTCCTCCCCGAGGGTCCACCCCAGCACAAGCGCTCCCCACTCCACGAGACCCTATGGCAGACACagtcaggagagggaaaagattcTTTTATTGTCAACAGCAGCTGCGGGGGCCCAGGAGTCACAGCTGTTCAGCCGGTGAAAATCAGTCAGCACCTGCAACGACAGAGTCAGAAAGCTCTGATAAACCCCCagaggcaggaagaggcaggattTGGTTCCCCCCTCTTTGGGGGACGCTGTTTCCGAGGCATTCCTCATGGCCCAGAAGGGACAGCTCTTGCTGGCCTCCACTCGAGGCCGGCTCCGGTGCCTTCTCCCCAGGGGTGATGTCCCTAGGGAGCTGTGCGTGCGCAGGGATGCTGACAGTGCccctgtgccacacagcaggGCTCGACGGGGAGCCCCCGGGGAGCTGCCGTGGGGCTCATCCCaaaccctgctcagcaccagccctcgCCGGCccttgccagccagctgggctgacTTAGGGCCGTGTTCAGAGCTGGGAAAGATGGGCAGCAGCGCCTGGTACGCACCTGGCCTTCCTGACGTGCTGCACCTTCCTGCATTCTCTCAGGTTTGGGTCAGAGAAAtcatttcctctcttctcctttttatttgtgcttggctgtccctctcctctgcccaggcttcttttctcttccttttccttgactttttcttctcctggtgGGAGCCTGCAAACCTTTCCATCCCACAGCGTGATGAGATGGGGAAAGCCCCAGGCCCCTGCAGTGAGCTCTCAGGTCAGGCAAGGGGAGCTCTTCCTACCTGGtttcctggggcaggctggTCAGTTGTTGCAGGCGTGCCGGGGACTCTGCCGTGCCCTCGGGGGTGCCTGGAGGCAAATCTGGAGGTGCCTAAACCAGAAATTTGGGAGGTAGCGGCTGGCAAGTGACAGCCTGGGGTAGTGAGGGCCTGACTGCCAAATTGCCATCTTAGCTCtacagaggagatgctggtttGCATCGTGCACATTTTGCACAGTCCAGCCAATGCAGCCTAGACTTGATGAAGCTGTGACGGAGTAGGATTTGAGCAAAAGCCCTCTCAAGGTGACAGCTTCTCCCTTCTGTCCTTTTGTGGGTATTTTGTAGGTATGTTTTGTTTGATGAAGCAGATCATACTTAATGAAGTGCATTCCAGAAACagcctttccagttttccttaaCACGCACCACtctggggggagaggaggagccCCAAAGGCACAAGAGAGCGGCTGCCAGGAGGAggcccagcagctgcttggccTCCTGGGAAATTACTGTCCCACTTGAGACATGTTGTCCCAGTGTCTGTGGAGCTGCCGTACCTCTGCCGCTTTGGGCCCTGCCCCTGtgtctcccccagctcctctgtcgATGTCCAGCAGAGAGGCGGCTGCAtccagaaaggcttttgctggACGCTGggtctctgctgtgcctgcagggccACTTTGCTCTTCGCACCgcagctctggaaagcaaaagcacgTGCAGCAGCGTGACTTCTTGGAAGTCAAGAACACCTAAGCAAAGCCCAGCCGAGCCCTACACCACTTGTCTCCTCAACGTTGAGGTTTCTGGCATCCCAAGCCCCAGTGTCTGTGACAAGCCTCAGCCCCTCCTCCTACCTGTGCACCTGTCCATGGGTGCTGGCACCTCCTCGGCTGATGGAGGGGAGAGGCCggccacctcctccccaaagATGTCCCCGCAGTTTTCAATGAGGAACTCCACCAGCACGTTCACCTGCAGACATGAAAGCCTTGGTCTCAAGCCAGGTGCCTGCAGACGTGTCAAGCAGCCTTTCCCACTGCTGACCCTTTGTCTGCGCAGGCGGCTGCGGCTGGGGGTTGCTCTTCCAGgcacccagcccaccagccctggctcaagggaggaggcagccagggaccTCTCAACAGCCAAGCTCCGATGGGCCGGGAAGGCAGCAGCCGGCTGCTGGGTAGGGCGTACCTTCTCGGTCACCGCCAGCATGGCCTGCAGCGGGAGCAGGTCCTCGTTGGGTGGGCTCAGCAGGTTGGGCCCGATGCAGATGGCCAGGTTGCTGCAGCTCATTCTGCTGGTGGCTGCGTTGTGGCcaatgtgctgcaggagggccATCAGCCgcttcaggaggaggaggttggcCACAGGCAACTTGTCAGCCAccctgagggaagaggaagacaaggCTGATGAAGCAGAGGGTGCCCACAGCCGTCCCCTGCAGCTGGCCCCAGGCgggtgggagccagcagccgtgttgcacagctttgcagctgcccgaaaagacagctttctgaGGAGCCCGTGCCTTGGCAGGCAGGTCCCAGAACTCTGCCGGTCCCTGctcagcaggcaggctgctgcccacacttACGCTTTCAGCTCCTCCACCTTGGCCTGCTTGCTGGCCCTCTCCATGGCTGCCATCCAGTCCTCGTAGAGGTCGATGACGAGGAGCTTGGTGGGGATGCTTCGCAGGAAGTCCTGCAATGCCAAGGGCTGCAGGTGAGCCTTTGAACGCTGCAGGCCAGCCaggagctcctccagctgcaggtcagAAACACTCACCTTCAAGATGAcggccagcagcagcgcagGCTGACTTCCCATGTCAATGTCCTTGCCGCGGTCCAGGGCCTCGCGTAGCTGCCGAAGTTCTGTGCCGCCGGCAGCTCTGCGGAATATCCCCTCCGTCGTCGGTCCTCGCTGGcgcaggacagccagcagctcctgcaggagaggcaggaggccACTTGCTTGGCTGAAGAACCAAGCGGTGGCAAGGACCAGAGCTCTGCCCCAGACGTGGTTGCCTAAGCGCCACAAAGGGTCTGGGACCAGAAGCAGGTTCTGGGGGTGCAGAGTCCAGTGCCCTGTCCccgcagctgctggggacacgCAGGCCCTCTCCAGCGCAGccggagggagggctggggaccccgtgTGCAGGCTGGCTTACCTGGATGGGCCGGGGCAGCATGTTGTCCTCCCCAcagagggctgccaggggctgcccaaagagcGCCCTGCTGCAGCCGGAGCCCGCCTGCCCTGGCGCCTGGGCAGCGGCCGGGGTGCGCCGCAGGGCgaagggccagggcagccccatcctcctcctgctggtgctgctcccgctgctgctccctcctgctgcaaaggaaaacagagtaagACACCACCAATGGAGACCCCAGGCCAGCGGTCCCAgcgcctgccctgccctgcgctGCCCCGCCTGCAGCACGGTGCTGTGTGGTGCGGCAGgatgggcagggaggcagcagctggaaccGCAGCTGTGGCTCGGAGGTGTTGACTTAGAGGCTCTTGAGAGCCATCGTGCCACGGGgtcagcctgtgccagccttcgccctgccctcctgcaagcTGCGGGCTGCAGCAGAGTCTCCGTGTCCCTGCAGAAGCACGTCCAGCAGCCGCGGCCCAGCAGTTGTCCTTGTCCGTCCAGGTGACATCCTTCCGTGGGCTGCCCAACCTGCATGGCGACACTCGGGACAAGTGAGCACAGCATTGCAGGAGGTTGCCTTGCTTTCCCAAACTCACCTGGTGCGGGGCAAAGTCCCCCTGCGTTTGCAGATGGGGCCGTCGCAGGCCCTTGCTTGGGATGAGCCTGCAAGAACCAAGAATCAGGCTGTGCTTGCagagcagccccgcagcagaaagggccaccagcagcctgagcgtggcagagctgggaccctCTGCCCTCCCGGGCTCTCTTCCCCATGTGGCAGGGTTCCTCCCAGTGTCACCAGTCAGAACGTGCTGGCGTGCTGCTGGCTTCCCAAAACCCTCTGCTTCCTGAGTGGCACGGTCAGACCCTCTGTCCCTCCCACACAAGGTCACCCCAGTCCCTGCGCATCCCGGCACAGCCAGAGGCAGGTGCAAGGCAGCCATTctcacctctgcctgtgcctccatcagcctctccaggctcctGGCGCGCACTGTCCTCCACTGGGcgggagagaaggaggggaagaaggtgagcagccatggctctgctgctcggctgcaggagcagtgctcGGGGACAGGGCCCAGAGCAGAGAGACACTCACGGCGTGGCGGCggctcagctccttctccaggagcttGATGGATGTCAGATGGGTGACGCGGGCTCCCTTGCGTCCTTCTGGTGTCCTGTGCAccgggaagggagagggagagagctgggTGAGCCCCAAGCCGTCTCTTGTCCCttgtcaggcagctgtgcccgagagctgcctgcagccccaggggcaccttccccagctgggggctgtgttCCCCCGTCCGTCCAGCTTCTCCTGGAGCATCCCCCCGGCTtaccccagcagtgtggccacccacagctccttcagtgcctgggagctgcagaaagagagggaagacagcgtcaggccctgctgcccccagccctgggcaaaggtgggtgcctgcacagccctgccctgtgggGCAGGACAGAGGCGCTGTCCAAGCCCTGGGTCGCTCTGTCCTGCCCTGAGCAGGCTGTATTTGCCCTTCCCTTCTGGGGACCAAAAGGTGACCAGGGGATGCAGGATGGGGAAacatcccccatccctccctccctgccaccgagctgcctgctccctgcccagctctgcacgCAAGGCAGAGGCCTGTGTTCATGGGATGGCGTGGGCACGGCTGGGAAGCTCTCCTGCCCGACCACGACTCACCCAAAAGTGGCGATGCAGGAGCCGGTGGGCCAGGCGAGGATGACAGAGGTGCTGTCCTCATCGGTgccttgctcctcctcctcctgtccatcctgccccgcagcctccttcccgctgctgagcacccacagctggtcCAGGGCCAGGCGGAGCTGTGGGCGCAGGCTGGTGCcatgtctgcagagagcagaggcgggcactgagctggaggggggctCCTTGGGCTGGGTCCCCACGCGCAgagccctgtcccccacctgcCCTTGGGACGGACATTGGTGCCTCCAGCAccgaggggccggggcctggggctggtgccagggtgtccctgggccggggctgggggcaaggACCTGGGCTCTGAGGGTCTTACCGCAACTTGGCGACCACCAGTTCCTCGTGGAGGAGCAGAAGGCGCCTCTCGCTCCTCTTGCGGCCCCGGGTCAGCCGCACGTCCGCACTCAGCACCGGCTCGGCGTCGCTGagagcctccctgcagagcagagcgcGGCGGGCATGAGCAACGCCAGTGCTGCgtggcccagctgtgcccgCGTGTCCCCGAGCCCGGGGGGAGCCCACCTggagccgcagcagcagcaggcctggCCCATCCTGCCCGGGAGAGGAGGGCCCTGGCCGTGCACCGAGGAGGGGGCCCAGCCGGCgacggggaggctggggagcggggtgctggtgctgtggcagcgctcctgggccagaggctgcctcctgccagcgccgctgcgtgccagcacagctctgccctgctgcctgtggtggccGTGGGCTCCCAGTGACCAACGGTCTGAGCCCAACGGAAAGTgggcggggcctgggggggcggggccggggccctctccagtatggccgggcctgccccgcccgggggagccccgagcaggacagggcagggggcgagggCCACCTCCCTGCGCCTGCGGCCAGCGCTTTGACCTGGGGTTTTGACAGGGTCCTGGTCgataaaagaagctgtttttcctagaGATGGCCGTTGTGGCCTGAGGCAGACTCCTCTTGGTGGAGGCCGGCCTAGCAGTTGGAAGGCCTCTGGCAACCAGGCCGTGCTAGGCCTCAGGCCCCAAGGCGCTGGAACTGGAGCAGGCCCACCgtgaggaaaaacttccatttttaccAAAAGACGGGGGGACTAGCAGCAGTCAAGAGCCGCTCGTGTCCTGCCAGGCGCCACaggtaaatgaaatgtgtgGTGAGCTTCGGCAGGGAATTGTGGTGCCCCTGGAGCACCACCCTTGCTTGGGAAGGCCTTATCCCACCTGGGTGCTAAGGCTTCACCCTTGGCAATcagggctggatgagcagcacccaggagcccCTGCCCTGTTAGCCATGACCTTCACCCAGCCGGTGGCCAACACGGCCAGGGGCGAGTCTGTGGGGTAGGCCATGACCATggcaaagaaggggaaaagtagTCAGCTTTTGATGGCCCGTGTCTCGTTTCACTGTTGACCCTAAGCAATGCCTTGCTTCAAATAGAAGCCATTCAGAGAGTTACACACCCgcccttttcaggaaaaatgcaggaaatcagAGACATGTAGCAAGTTCTCTGTTGGCTGTTGTACACCGCAGCAAGAAGCAGCGTGGGTCCAGTGGCTAATGCTGGAAGGGGAATTCAGCACTTCTGGGAAAGGGATATAAAGGCACTCTtgtgggccaggctgggatTGGGAAGCCTGAGTGGGTGTCTGGGGTCCCAGCTTTCCCGCAGTGCTGACTGTGGtgcctgctgcttgttcttcccTGCAACGCCGGTTGCATCcacctgctggggctgtgcttgggaaggGCTCCGGGGGTGAGCAAGCCCACGGGAGAGGGCTGCGGAGAAGCTCTTCTCCAGAGATCTACCAGAAACTGTGCAGAGCATCCGagaggatgctctgtgtgaCAAGGGAAGGTGCCCGTTGGTCCAATGTATGGAGCCTGCAGGGCTACCCATCCTCCAGCCAGCAAtccaggtgctggggggtcccatGTAGGTCTCCTGAGGTACCCTTTAGCCCCGGGCAAGGTGTCGTGCCTcagtgtgtgcttgcagggcatgtttccttcctgctgacaAGGCCGGAATTGCAGTTAAATGCCCCTGGGCGATCCCGAGCCGAGCAAACTTTTTTCTATGGGTCACACTGCTTTGCAGTCCGTGTGTGTGGTTCAGCTCCTGTATAGGAGCTGAGGACACGAGGTGACCTAGCTCTGAAGCTGGCCACTCTTGCTCCAGGCAACTCCAGTTGCTTgcgttttccttcagcttccccagcctgatgatctccactgtcacctcctccctgtcctACAAGAAGTATCCCTCTCCCAGCCATTAGGACAGTGGCGCAGCACTCAGAATCCAGATCACTGGCAGAGAAgtaggacagaggaaaagagaagttctcctttgaaagaaatccttctttgtcctcctttagctaccagtggatgaaaaatagggggacagaatttcaggccagccacagcactggcttTCAAGCCTGAGCTTGTCATGTCATGGCTGTTCTGGAATGCTGGTACAGTGAAAGGAGAGatagaaatggcaaattttcccCCTCAGGAGCGGTCAAATGCTGGCAGAGGTTGTCcaaggaggttgtggagtctctgtccttggagatctTCAAAGGCCAAGGGCACACAGTTCTCTGCGACCTGCTCGAGGTgagcgtgctggagcagagggcttggcccagaggacctccatgggtcccttccaaccccaccctcccgtgtggctctgtgctttgcttttgccctGGCTGAGATCTTCAGGGACTTTGTGCTCCATTTTGTGTTGCCTTAGGGCTACAatgtgctggggtttgggggcaaCAAGGTTATGGTATGCCAGAGGTCAAGCGAGTTAGTGTCAAAGTGTGTTACTGTTATGGACAGAATCTGTTTGTTGGCCCTGTGTTCCTGGGGTTATGGCATTTTTATCTTACCTTGTGAtctgtgtggtgggtttttttttgtggagagtgccttttttcagcttttttttcctttgtacgGTATGGATGGGTGCCTTTGGTTTGTGTACGAagtttcttctggttgtttttctgctgtgctggtggatggtgatgttttttctgtcttgaaaccatcGTTACTGGTCTAATatatctcctgcaggtcaggcagtgtcacttctggcgtggtctgactcatttctggtgagttggtaggtaggtatggaggacttgtggtccctccatggaggatgactgctagaggactaagaggcagatctgtggaggggtgagaggactGCTGGCCCATAAGTAGTGACTGTCAGAGGACTAAGTGTACTTGAATTTATGTGGGCTTCCAAATTCatggttgtttctcctgccttgcagaAAACCCATGGGAAGTCACCAGCCACACGGAAGGATAAAGGGTTTCCCACGGCTAcgtggctttttgggttttgcttttgaataagaAAGTCCTGTCTCTACATGAGTAGAACTATAAACGGTCAATTTTGCCAActttagaaagcagggagcagcactttagtgctgtgcctcacatggctgccagggcatggtgagaaacagcaagtgagtttcttcctggaaccttctccaggggagcagtgctgcacttgtcaaggtgaggggttttttggctCTATGCGATTGCAAATGTGAGgggttaattttcagaacacagctaCTAGGGAGCAGcacatttgtgctgtgcctcacatggctgcaaggacagagtgagaaacagcaagagaattcctgcctggcaccttctccaggggaatagTGCTGCACTTTCACAAAGTGAGCTGTGGTTCAGCATGAGTGCACAAGGTTTtggtcaattttctcaccacaggaagctggaagcagcacttttgtgctgtgcctcacatgagtgccagggcagggtgagaagcagcaagagaattcgtttctggaaccttctccaggggagctgtgctgcactttcttaagagatactttttcttttagctctgcATGAGTGCACAAGGTTTGTGTCAAtgttctcagcacagaaagcagggagaagaagtTTGGTGCTCTTCCTCACATGGCTTCCAGTGCAGGGTGAGAACAacaagagaattttttcctggtaccttCTTTATGGGAGGAGTGCTTTACTTTCCCAAAGTGACTTTTTTGGGCTCTTAATGACTGCAACGCTGAAGGATTAATTTTGCTCACCacggaaagcagggagcagaacttttgtgctgtgcctgacatggctgccagggcagggtgagaagcagccagagaattcgttcctggaaccttctccggggagcagtgctgcagtttgCCAAGGTGAGTTTTTTGGGCTCTGCGCAATTTCAAATGTGAGGGGTCCATTTTctgaccacagaaagcagggagcagaacatttgtgctgtgccttacacggctgccagggcagagtgagaagcagcaagagaattccttcctgccaccttctccaggggagcagccctgcactttGTCAAGGTGAGTTATTTGGGCTGTGCATTATTGCCAGTGTAAAGGTGTCCAGTTTCTCCCCACAGAGAGCAGGGTGCACAACTTCTCTACTGTGCCTAACGTGGCTGCAAGGAAATGGTGAGAGGTAGCAATAAAATTCCTTCTGGAACcctctccaggggagcagcactgcactTTCCCAGGCCATGTTTTTTGGTTCTGTGTGAGTTCAAAAGTGCTgtgtcaattttctcaccagagaaagcagggagcagaactcttgtgctgtgcctcacatggctacCATGCACGGTGGGAAGCAGcgagagaattccttcctggtaccttctccaggggaatttcccagttcccgagagactcctggcactggctgcaaggGGGCTCCCAGCCGAAGGGAATTGAGGTGGGAATTggtgatgtctcctttccttagtcACGTTAACACTTTGGAATAACAATTGGATGCTTCGCTTCtgttgctcttttatcatatcgctcacagtaactgctactggttccttttatcatattgcatgctattttcttttattgcaatataagAAACTGCGTTtgatatattccattatttgatatacttgatagatttgattatatttgatgtagagttcagctttgctgtgtatccAGTCAGTcagcaaaacataatttgaCGTAGTCGGCATCGTATGAAGTAAAACTCTctctatttaagaaaaaaaaatgttcctcgaCTTGCTATTGTCAGGTGGGAACCATTGCCTTATGGTGTTTGGGCCAGAgtggtctggtggtgctgggcagttgggccatgccagggacagagggacgggagcaggggagggggcggggggaaggggtttAGGGAGGGACGGGTGGGAATGGATGAAGGTGTTTAGGGATGGagcggggtgtgtggggggtggggcaaggatgtgtgtttgtgggagtgggggggggggtggggggaggtggggggtgtgtgtattGATAAACCGGGggtgggggcg
It contains:
- the LOC121082267 gene encoding T-cell activation Rho GTPase-activating protein-like; translated protein: MGLPWPFALRRTPAAAQAPGQAGSGCSRALFGQPLAALCGEDNMLPRPIQELLAVLRQRGPTTEGIFRRAAGGTELRQLREALDRGKDIDMGSQPALLLAVILKDFLRSIPTKLLVIDLYEDWMAAMERASKQAKVEELKAVADKLPVANLLLLKRLMALLQHIGHNAATSRMSCSNLAICIGPNLLSPPNEDLLPLQAMLAVTEKVNVLVEFLIENCGDIFGEEVAGLSPPSAEEVPAPMDRCTELRCEEQSGPAGTAETQRPAKAFLDAAASLLDIDRGAGGDTGAGPKAAEAPPDLPPGTPEGTAESPARLQQLTSLPQETRC